Genomic DNA from Bacteroidota bacterium:
AAGAAAATTCGTATATTTTTGACTGTTAGAATATTATGTGTATTTTGTCGCTTGAATCTAATATCATAAAGTAGTCATTTGATTGTCATTAAATTGTCATTAAGTTAAAAAATCCAATGACAGCTTGGCTAAATGACTATTAATGACAATTGAATGACTTTTACATTCACATCCATTTTAAATTCAAAGCCCAAGTATAATGAGTAATACAAAGTTTTCTTAGAGACAATATTTACAGAACCTCCTTAAAAATTATTTTTCAAAATCAACAACTGCTGTTTTCTCTGTTATACCAATTTAATTTCAAAACGCCTGATAAATAAATTAAATTATATTTTTCTTTTTTTAGGCAAAAATTCTTTGCATAGCTATAGCTACGGAAATAATTTTTAACGACAAAAAAGGGAAATAGAAATGATTTATATCGGGTGTTTTGATGTTAATTTGGTATTATTGATTTCAAAAAATCTAATACTTTTATATGCTCAGGGTGAATGCGATAATCATTCAACTCCTTCATGTTATTAAAGTCTGAAACCAGAACAACATCATAAGCAGATGGAGAAGTGCTTAAATTTAAACCTACTTCATAATATTTAATTTCATCAATTTTATTTTCAAGGTTTTCCAGTTCACTTTTTAATTTTTTTGCATTAGTTATTTTTACTTCTTTGCTACTAAAGTTTTTGAGTTTTATCATTACAATGTGGCGTATCATAATTTTATTTTTTGTGATTAAAAAAAACCGCAGTAAAGAAACTGCGGTTTATAATCTATTTTTTCAAGTACTTCTTCCTTACCAGCTAATAATAACAGTTCCGTTATTTTGTGATGAAGCCCCGCCACCTGCGGTATTTGTAACAGAAGAAACAGTAGTAGAATCAAAGTGGTTGGCACCACCGCCACCACCACCGCCACCGGAAGTAGAACATCCTGAAGGGGCAGTTCCACCTGCACCACCGCGATAGCCACCGCCACCGCCTCCAGCACCACCTTGACGGCTGTTGGTACTTCCCCAGCCACCGCCTCCGCCTCCGCCTCCGCCACCGAAGCCGCCATTACCTGCTTGTCCAGTAACTGAATATTGTGTTCCACCTGTTCCACCAGCAGTTCCGTATCCGCCACCGCCTCCACCTGAAGCTTGATTTGAGGCACCATCACCTCCATCACCACCACCGGATGATGTTCCAGCGTCTCCTGCTTGCCCTCCACTTACTCCACCAATTCCACCTGCAGCTGATAATCCTGTTGAACCTCCTGCTCCTCCACTTCCACAGCCACCATTTGTTCCTGATTGTCCGGGGTAGCCACCATCTCCACCTGTCCCATTAGTAGTTCCATTTGTAGAAGAAGCACCGCCACCGCCTCCTGCTGTAATTATATGGTTGCCATTTAATAGTAATCCGGAAAATCCACCACCACCTTGTCCACACCTATTATAAGTTGCATTCGCTCCTTTTCCACCAACAATAACAGTAAATGTTTGGTTTGAGTTACAAGCAACAGTACCAACAATTTTGCCGCCATCGCCTCCTGATGATCCTCCGCCACCAGCTCCATTTACAGTTACGGTAATTTCTGTAATACATACACCAGGTACAGTGAAAGATTGTGAGCTACCTGTATAAGTAAAAGTTTGTGTGCCTGTTACATTATTCCCAATTGTAAGAACTATTGTATCTTTATTAATACATCCGTTTCCATCAGTAACTGTTAAAATATATGTTGTTGTTGCCGATGGACCTGCTACAGGATTTGCTACCGAAGTACTTGATAATCCTGTTGAAGGACTCCAGCTATATGTGTAAGGAGTAACTCCATTGTACGCTGACGGTGAGCCACCAATAGCAAATGTCCCTGAACAAATTGCAGTATCACGTCCTGCATCAACTACCAAACCTGTTGATAATTCCATTGTATCAAAATCAACACAAGCATTATCATCTTTTACTCTAACAACATAAGTTGTTTGTGTTTTTAAATTTGTAGTCGGATTTGCAATTAAATTATTTGATAATCCTGTAGAAGGCATCCAAATATAAGTATATGGTGAAAGTCCACCCGATGCTGTTGGTGAGCCTCCTATTGTTACAGCATTTGTACACCAACCTTTATCAGTACCTGCGTCTGCAACAGGTGCAGAAGCAATAGTTAAAACCATAGTGTCTGTAATACTACAATTATAATGGTCACTTACTTTAACAACATAAGTAGTTGTAGATGAAGGAGAAGCTTCAGGGTTAGATGCTGAAGAATCTGATAAAGCTGTTGCAGGTGTCCATAAATATGAATATGGTGCAGTACCTGAAGTTGCTACTGGATAACCACCAATTGTTAAATGAGTACAAGTAATAGTGTCAATTCCTGCATCTGCAATTGGAATTGGGTCAACCAAAACTTCAAGTGAATCATAACTTATACAACCAAGTGAATCTGTAATTGTAACTTTGTATATTGTGGTTAGAGAAGGTGTTGCTGTAGGATTTGCTAAATTAGAATTATTTAAATCGCTAGCATGTGTCCATGAATAAGTATAAGGAGGTACACCTCTTGTTGCAACAGGATTACCGCCTATTACTATACTTTCTCCGTAGCAAATAAATGTATCAACTCCTGCATTGGGGTCGGCTGTTCCAACAGAAATATTAACAGTATCTCTACTTACACATCCATAATGATCGGTTACTTTTAAAACATAATCCAATTCATCATTGGGATAAACTGATGGATTTGCAACATTTGGATTTGATATTCTCATATAAGGTGACCAGCTATAAATATATGGAGGCGTACCCGATGAAGCGGAAGGCGATCCGCCAATTATAACAGAACCATTTTTACAAATATTTTTATCTATTCCTGCATCAGCTATTGGTGATGGAGCTCTCCTCACATTTACCGTGTCATAATCCACACATCCGTTACTACCGATAATTTTCAAAAAGTAATTAGTTGTATTATTCGGAGATGCTAAAGGATTTGAAACAGAAGTATTAGTCAAACCTAATGAAGGACTCCAAATATAAGTATATGGTGGGATACCGCCACTTGCTGTTGGGCTACCACCAATTTTTACATTTCCTGAACAAAGCCCGGTATCTTTTCCTGCATTGGCAATAGGAATAGGTCCTATTGTTAAAACAACTCCATCTGTGTTATAACATCCTTTTGAGTCTGTAACTTTTAAGTTATAAATTTTTATTGTTTGAGAAATTACTTCAACTTCAACTACAGGGTTTGCTATTTTATTATTTGAAAGGTCAGTATCCGGTGTCCACTTATAAGAATATGGAGGACTACCACCTGATGAAGTTGGTGAGCCACCAAGAGTAGCAGCTACACCCG
This window encodes:
- a CDS encoding Dabb family protein, producing MIRHIVMIKLKNFSSKEVKITNAKKLKSELENLENKIDEIKYYEVGLNLSTSPSAYDVVLVSDFNNMKELNDYRIHPEHIKVLDFLKSIIPN